Proteins co-encoded in one Epinephelus moara isolate mb chromosome 11, YSFRI_EMoa_1.0, whole genome shotgun sequence genomic window:
- the LOC126397487 gene encoding gamma-glutamyl hydrolase-like, with amino-acid sequence MKVLFVLLLTAAAAHSQSYHPGKCPRPSVQEDFDVKRYMGTWYEIEKLPAVFERGKCNQATYTLLTDGTVKVYNQELLSNGKMNLVKGIAKVKNSSQPAILGVNFFKGLPDDPYWVLSTDYETYSLVYSCSDYLGLFHIDFAWILSRTRVLTEVVIGQLRNELASAGVNISRLTVSNQTGCDVLTRAKRNNRPIIGVLAQEVKYPTGNETTYIAASYVKTLESAGARVVPVMINQPPEYYKKLFNSINGIFYPGGSASVMSSGYQRAAKAFYELAIEANKNGDYFPVWGTCLGYEQLACLTSGKNVLSRTNTSDVPLPLVFTDEAKDSRMFEGFPPELMEELASEPLTANAHKWSVTVLTHNTNEELKNFYKVLSTNTDGKTEFVSTVEAYDYPIYGAQWHPEKNAFEWGKPYVPHSLAAVRTAFYMADFFVNEARKNFHRFESEDEETKALIYNYNPVFKSPTSTFLQMYYF; translated from the exons TATATGGGCACCTGGTATGAAATTGAGAAGCTCCcagctgtgtttgagagagGAAAATGTAACCAGGCTACATACACGCTGCTTACCGATGGGACGGTCAAAGTTTACAACCAAGAGCTGCT ATCTAATGGAAAGATGAATTTAGTTAAGGGTATCGCTAAAGTTAAGAACTCATCTCAACCTGCTATTCTGGGTGTCAACTTCTTTAAAG GTCTTCCAGATGATCCCTACTGGGTGCTCTCTACAGACTACGAAACATACTCTCTGGTGTACTCTTGCTCTGACTACTTAGGCCTCTTCCACATTGATTTCGCCTGGATCCTGTCTCGCACTCGGGTGTTGACTGAGGTCGTCATTGGCCAGTTACGTAATGAGCTGGCCTCTGCTGGTGTGAACATAAGTCGCCTCACAGTCAGTAATCAGACGGGATGTGATGTCTTGACCAGAG CCAAAAGAAACAACCGACCAATTATTG GTGTCCTGGCTCAAGAAGTTAAATAcccaacaggaaatgaaaccACTTACATCGCTGCGTCCTATGTGAAGACTCTGGAGTCAGCAGGAGCAAGAGTTGTACCTGTCAT GATTAACCAGCCACCAGAGTACTATAAGAAACTCTTCAACTCCATTAACGG GATCTTTTACCCGGGCGGGTCTGCCAGCGTCATGTCATCAGGTTATCAGAGAGCTGCGAAAGCCTTTTATGAGCTTGCTATTGAG GCAAACAAGAACGGCGACTATTTCCCTGTGTGGGGCACGTGTCTTGGATATGAGCAGCTGGCCTGTTTGACGAGTGGAAAGAACGTACTCTCACGTACCAACACAAGTGATGTGCCATTACCGCTGGTCTTCACTGATG AGGCCAAAGACAGCAGGATGTTTGAAGGCTTCCCACCTGAGCTCATGGAAGAATTGGCCTCTGAGCCGCTGACGGCAAACGCTCACAAGTGGAGTGTGACAGTGCTG acTCATAACACAAATGAGGAGCTGAAAAACTTTTACAAAGTGCTCTCCACAAACACGGATGGGAAAACAGAGTTTGTGTCCACGGTGGAAG CATATGATTACCCAATTTATGGGGCACAGTGGCATCCagagaaaaatgcatttgaatgGGGGAAGCCTTACGTCCCACACTCTCTAGCAGCAGTCAGGACCGCCTTCTACATGGCTGACTTCTTTGTCAATGAAG CCAGGAAGAACTTTCACAGATTTGAATCCGAGGACGAGGAGACTAAAGCACTGATATATAACTACAATCCTGTTTTCAAATCACCCACGAGTACCTTTCTGCAAATGTATtatttctga